Within the Nitrososphaerota archaeon genome, the region ATTTAGCATAATTTAATAATCCTACATTTGTATTATAAAGCTTTAATTCTCGCACATGATGCTTTTCATTTACATATATACTACCTTCTGCATCAAATAAAGCTTTTAGAAATGCAGAAACAGTATCTTTAGAATGTTCAATATATGGCTTTAGCTCTTCTAATGGTTTATTTAAGAATTTATAAAGCAAGAAACTGTAACCTTGTGCTATCCATTGTTTTAATTTTTACTCCAAAACGGCTTGTATGGTCTTTTTCTTCCTAATACTTTAGCCAAGCACTCCCCAAACTTTTCCGCAAACTCATAATCTTTAACAGCTAATTGTAAACGATAATTTCTTTTATAAAAGTATCGGCAACCATCACCAGATATTA harbors:
- a CDS encoding LAGLIDADG family homing endonuclease encodes the protein MLYKFLNKPLEELKPYIEHSKDTVSAFLKALFDAEGSIYVNEKHHVRELKLYNTNVGLLNYAKYLLKKYFNIDATGPHFNKKTKTTKNCYYLYIRTNTLSNFYDYIGFTIKRKQQRLIKAIER